The Trichoderma atroviride chromosome 5, complete sequence genome contains a region encoding:
- a CDS encoding uncharacterized protein (EggNog:ENOG41~BUSCO:EOG092D4597), whose protein sequence is MLIYKDLITDDEIISDSYDLKEVDGIVYEADCAMITEGAVTVDTGANASAEEADEGVEDAEVKVNNIVHSFRLQSTSFDKKGYLTYLKGYMKAVKAGLQEKGAPAETITAFEKGAQTYVKEKLLPNFKDFEFYTGESMNPDGMVVLLNYREDGVTPYVIVWKHGVTEMKV, encoded by the exons ATGCTTATCTACAAG GACCTCATCACCGACGACGAGATCATCTCCGACTCGTACGATCTCAAGGAGGTCGATGGCATCGTCTACGAGGCCGACTGCGCCATGATCACTGAGGGCGCCGTCACCGTCG ACACCGGTGCCAACGCTTccgccgaggaggccgaCGAGGGTGTTGAGGATGCCGAGGTCAAGGTCAACAACATCGTCCACTCTTTCCGTCTTCAGTCCACCAGCTTCGACAAGAAGGGCTACCTGACCTACCTTAAGG GCTACATGAAGGCTGTCAAGGCCGGCCTCCAGGAGAAGGGTGCTCCCGCCGAGACCATCACCGCTTTCGAGAAGGGTGCCCAGACCTAcgtcaaggagaagctgctgcccaaCTTCAAGGACTTTGAGTTCTACACTGGCGAGTCCATGAACCCCGACGGAAT GGTTGTCCTCCTCAACTACCGTGAGGACGGTGTTACCCCCTACGTCATCGTCTGGAAGCACGGTGTCACCGAGATGAAGGTTTAA
- a CDS encoding uncharacterized protein (EggNog:ENOG41), producing the protein MPRDLAKSVRHCSADNPFPVVIPLERPNVAGRIQSLRSQRHKLLIMKPSPAKTDQLNVFYSSLMDAVCSLVGVDGSRYPKCVDVCITMCKDTNVYEATSWKRWVGLRIFNTMMKDVRRLTRETKVIHCPAAPLLMVVIAIKELLPDAKKGHERNIMGFLREFDCYSKAASAICYFHKGDRQKILALDQPWVLNTSVQRPPTRLIDQFEFTTSPGHSGGTRLVPKDSDSTDVEMKEDPTPIKIESSPECETEPASEHQTTPHAIQQTGLGAAIQSGPLGARPPAMNQYTPPFEHQNTSALAGQATASRERRHEVPMALSMPRHEPPTQQGTYLQVTRAEVMEYLQPLFNRLKYEDWVGRLHDDIMCILTEKSVKVITAEAKGMLGLWAGKTQNGTVLTWLEQAKEDLTVFRWVERNEPSSATLWYTDHIHTIFHDINVTIGAVSEPTVQEELRAQVGALRDIIFAINK; encoded by the coding sequence ATGCCTCGAGATCTCGCGAAAAGCGTTCGCCATTGCTCGGCAGACAATCCATTCCCCGTTGTGATTCCTTTAGAGAGACCCAACGTCGCAGGCAGGATCCAAAGTTTACGAAGCCAACGCCACAAACTACTCATTATGAAGCCTTCGCCAGCTAAAACCGACCAATTGAATGTTTTTTATTCATCTCTGATGGATGCCGTGTGCTCACTTGTCGGGGTAGATGGCAGCAGATACCCAAAGTGCGTTGACGTTTGCATAACAATGTGCAAAGATACCAACGTGTATGAAGCCACCAGCTGGAAAAGATGGGTTGGACTACGAATCTTTAACACAATGATGAAAGATGTCCGTCGATTAACTCGAGAGACCAAGGTGATTCATTGCCCTGCAGCCCCGCTTCTGATGGTGGTCATAGCAATAAAAGAACTCCTGCCGGATGCCAAGAAGGGGCACGAGCGTAACATCATGGGCTTTCTCAGAGAGTTTGACTGCTACAGCAAAGCTGCGTCCGCTATCTGCTACTTCCACAAAGGCGATCGTCAGAAGATCTTGGCACTGGACCAGCCTTGGGTCTTGAATACCTCGGTACAACGCCCACCCACTCGCCTGATTGATCAATTCGAATTCACCACTTCTCCCGGTCATTCTGGTGGCACAAGGCTGGTGCCGAAAGACAGTGACTCTACAGACGTcgagatgaaagaagatCCAACTCCGATCAAAATAGAGTCGTCTCCTGAGTGTGAGACTGAACCAGCCTCCGAACATCAAACCACACCTCACGCTATACAGCAAACTGGATTAGGTGCTGCGATTCAATCCGGACCTCTTGGAGCAAGACCGCCAGCTATGAATCAATATACACCGCCCTTTGAGCATCAGAACACATCAGCTCTTGCTGGTCAAGCTACAGCATCCCGAGAGAGAAGACACGAAGTACCAATGGCACTGTCCATGCCTAGACATGAACCTCCAACGCAACAAGGGACTTATCTACAAGTGACCCGTGCAGAAGTTATGGAGTACCTTCAGCCTCTGTTTAATCGACTAAAGTATGAAGATTGGGTTGGCAGACTCCATGATGACATTATGTGCATCCTGACAGAGAAGAGCGTCAAAGTTATCACTGCAGAGGCAAAAGGCATGTTGGGATTGTGGGCAGGCAAGACACAGAATGGCACGGTCCTGACTTGGCTTgagcaagcaaaagaggaTCTTACCGTCTTCCGATGGGTTGAGAGAAATGAGCCGTCCTCTGCCACATTGTGGTACACTGACCATATCCATACCATTTTTCACGACATAAATGTAACGATTGGGGCAGTTTCGGAGCCCACCGtccaagaagagcttcgagCTCAAGTGGGTGCGCTAAGAGACATTATCTTCGCCATAAACAAGTGA